The following are from one region of the Sorghum bicolor cultivar BTx623 chromosome 2, Sorghum_bicolor_NCBIv3, whole genome shotgun sequence genome:
- the LOC8084589 gene encoding LOW QUALITY PROTEIN: uncharacterized protein LOC8084589 (The sequence of the model RefSeq protein was modified relative to this genomic sequence to represent the inferred CDS: deleted 1 base in 1 codon), which produces MAVLRASPPFLPQPLSRPSQSQSKRRPTACRGVAATVVRPGPAPSRSRSGAGGVHGCRAKKGLLAARGRRQRVPCLPATEAGVGAAGVAREDDEDDDEYLAREAGWGVRLMGRVGEEMRRVAQVQAQAFHVPVALFDDFFFDFFKAEVLSALIYRVRNSPPDRYACLVAEEAEAADQLSKAPYERIVGVVDCTVQDEDDILKQLQGVDEYLYVSGIAVLPSFRRRKVGTALLKACESLGLKWRHRFMVLRAYEDDDGARGLYAKAGYRVVSRDPDWVTWVGRRRRVVMIKELPVHDYNHIEQQ; this is translated from the exons ATGGCCGTCCTCCGCGCGTCGCCGCCCTTTCTCCCGCAGCCGCTCTCGCGCCCCTCCCAATCTCAGTCCAAGCGGCGCCCCACCGCCTGCCGCGGAGTCGCAGCCACAGTAGTCAGACCCGGCCCTGCTCCTTCCAGGTCAAggagcggcgccggcggcgtccATGGATGCCGCGCCAAGAAGGGGCTGCTGGCGGCAAGGGGACGAAGGCAGCGGGTGCCCTGCCTGCCCGCGACGGAGGCGGGCGTTGGTGCGGCAGGCGTCGCGAGggaggacgacgaggacgacgacgagtaCCTGGCCAGGGAGGCCGGGTGGGGCGTGCGGCTGATGGGGCGGGTCGGCGAGGAGATGCGGCGGGTGGCGCAGGTCCAGGCCCAGGCCTTCCACGTCCCCGTCGCGCTCTTCGACGACTTCTTCTTCGATTTCTTCAAA GCCGAGGTGCTGTCGGCGCTCATCTACAGAGTGAGGAACTCGCCACCTGACAG ATATGCTTGTTTGGTGGCTGAAGAAGCTGAGGCAGCCGACCAGCTGTCAAAGGCACCATATGAGAGGATCGTCGGGGTTGTGGATTGCACGGTGCAGGATGAAGACGACATCCTTAAGCAACTTCAAGGTGTAGATGAGTACCTCTATGTGTCAGGAATTGCAGTCTTGCCATCGTTCAG GAGGAGGAAGGTAGGGACCGCACTGCTGAAGGCCTGTGAGTCACTTGGGCTCAAATGGAGGCACAGATTCATGGTTCTGAGGGCATATGAGGATGACGACGGTGCTCGAGGTCTCTATGCCAAGGCAGGGTACCGGGTCGTGTCAAGGGATCCAGACTGGGTCACCTGGGTAGGGAGGAGAAGGCGTGTTGTGATGATAAAAGAGTTGCCGGTTCACGAT TATAATCACATTGAACAGCAATGA